DNA sequence from the Salvelinus alpinus chromosome 7, SLU_Salpinus.1, whole genome shotgun sequence genome:
GGTGGCAGTCAAAATGCGGTCTTGTGTTTTGTCAGTTTTGCTTTTGAACGTTTATTACACATTTGTTTCCTCGCTGTACTTTCACATCGGGGAGACTGAGAAGAAATGCTTCATAGAGGAAATTCCGGATGAAACGATGATCATCGGTCAGTGTCTTGTGGCCATTGGGATTGCTATGCTAGTTAGCCTTGGGAAGTCAGCTAACAGCTAGCGAGCTAGTTTGCTAATTCGATAATTCGTCAAACTAGCATCCGAATTCGAGTTAGCTAACATTTACCCAGCaatctagttagttagctagttatttAGACAGCCAACATTAAACTTGTCTGTAGAGGGGGCTGTGAACTTTTCAGTTGGCAGACTTGGATAGCTAGCTACTCATTCATGAGCAGGctaaccagctagctaacgttagctatacaaataaagtttattggttgcgtacacatatTTGTAGAAGTTATCGCATGTAGAGCGAAAATCGTATGTTTCTAGCTACAACaatacagtaatacctaacaacaAAAACAAGCAGACACCTGTCATTGATGTCCTCACCTAGCTAGAACTGTAATATTGGAAATACGTTACgcatacttttgatactttaatAAATAAACCATGTAACTACATATTTTACTGTCGTACCATCCATATACTGTTTGACATACTGTAGGTCTTGCCCAGAAACAACCCCTGGCCCGAACAGTTTACCCCCTAACTAAGCACTTGTAAGGATAGGACCGGTAGAAGCAATCATTGGCTGGCATGTGTAAACAATTGTATTTTCTCTTTTTAGGAAACTATCGTACACACTTGTACGACAAGCAGAAAGAGGAGTACCTACCTGCCACACAGGGTCTGGGGATGTTTGTTGAGGTGAAAGACCCTGATGAGAAGGTAGGATGCTACACTTTGCAACTAGTGTCATTCACTTCATATGGTattctgtgagagagagacttgTGAGAACAATCATGACCCAAGCTGCATTGAATTGAATAGTGATGATACTGAAAAAGTtttgctctctgtgtgttttcctGTCTGGACTCTAGGTGATCCTGTCTCGTCAGTACGGCTCAGAGGGAAGATTCACCTTCACCTCTCACACCCCAGGAGAACATCGGATCTGCCTTCACTCCAACTCTTCCAAGTTTGCCCTTTTCGCTGGAGGAATGCTTGTAAGTACATTAGTGTGACAAATGTGGGGGAAAAAGCTATTGCACCCACAATATGCATATGAACTGTTGGTCAATAAGAACAGTTGATGGCAGggatgcagggggggggggggggtgtaagagtAGAGGGTAAAAAATGTAATACCTACATTGATTCTCCTCTCAATTGCTGTGAACCACCCTTTTTTCCCTCAGAGAGTTCACCTGGACATCCAAGTGGGAGAGCACACCAATAACTATGCAGAGATTGCAGCCAAAGACAAGCTGACAGAGCTGCAGCTGAGAGTGAGACAGCTGGTGGAGCAGGTGGACCAGATCCAGAAGGAGCAGAACTATCAGAGGGTGAGTACATCAGCTGTCCTGCTGAGTAAAGCCCTGGACACGCCGGTAGTGTTTGCCGGCCGGGactacttagcacctctgaacagagtgccAGCTGTAATTTGCTAATCAATTCTAGATGTAGAAAAATGCTCAAGTAATGTCAGTCAGACGCGTACTGGCGGATGGTCCCTAAAACACACCGAGCGGGATGAACGCGCGACTGCCATTTGGTGCGATGTTTTCTCCTTCAAATACAATGAAATGTCTGTTCAGGGCAACCTTAAGACATTTGCTAAATTGCAAATAGACCTCAAGCCCACATACTCTAgccactcctgtagatctgaggGGATTGGATAGATATTAGCATGTGAGTAACAGCTTACTATAGTCTTCT
Encoded proteins:
- the LOC139581732 gene encoding transmembrane emp24 domain-containing protein 9-like → MVAVKMRSCVLSVLLLNVYYTFVSSLYFHIGETEKKCFIEEIPDETMIIGNYRTHLYDKQKEEYLPATQGLGMFVEVKDPDEKVILSRQYGSEGRFTFTSHTPGEHRICLHSNSSKFALFAGGMLRVHLDIQVGEHTNNYAEIAAKDKLTELQLRVRQLVEQVDQIQKEQNYQRYREERFRQTSESTNQRVLWWSIVQTLILVAIGFWQMRHLKSFFEAKKLV